CAAAGGGATTCAAATAGCACAAGTACTTTGTACCGTGGCAGCTAGCTACCCAACCCGGACTGCATCGATTTTTCGCCATGAAATCAAAGTAAATCCATTTATCAACTTCAGCTGCAAACAATTTTTCGTGCAGATAAGAATTGACTTTGATAAAATGTGGTTGGAAAGCCACTTTAGATGTTTGCATCTTCCTTTTGCTACTCTGTCGCCGAATCGAAAGTGGCAGGATGATGAGGATCTCGTCCTGCAGCCAAATATCTTGGCAATTAACCCATGAACCTCAAAGTCAAACGCAACCGCATTGGCAGCAACTTCAAAATTAGGCAAACTTTTCGTCCTGCCCCTGGCATAATTCTCCCCGATCTCTGACCTCTTCCCGCAGGATAAATTCCTAACGAGCCATAAATTTTGCCTACTGTGTGTGcacatggaaaaaaaaagcataaaagCATTTTTACAACCAACTTAATTGTAATCAAAACAGATTAACTTTAAGCTTGTTTAGAAAGTAATAAATGGAAATCATAAGTatattgtatttacttttgttATTAATTCATTTAAGCTATGTTCAGAGCAATCAATATTGAATCAAGAGGTTTTTCCTATTATATACATAAGACATAAACGACTTTGTTCTAACACTATTCATATCTTCCACCATTTTAATCCCAATTTCCAACCAATTTAAACCATTTCTCCCTCTGCAACGATGTGTCTTATTTGAAATGATTTAGTGGCACCATGGGGGCGAGTAAAACGAAACTCGGGAAACGTGTGAAGTTTACGCCCCATGGAATCGTGGGCACTCGCCCCCGCTCCCCTGCCAGCGGATTATGATTGTCCAAGTGGCTGGAGACGAGGATGCAAGGGACCAAGAGCCCTAAATAAGTAAACACATGTCCatattgaaaacaaatttcgcTGCGGCCCTCTTCTGTCCATTTCCGCCTGTCAGCTGGGGGGATCAATTAGAAAAGGAGCTACCCACAgagcacaaaacaaaaaaaaggaaaaaatgtttattcaaTATGTATAGCGAAACGGTGCTCCCACTCCGAACACTTAGTGttgttttatatattgtaCACCCCCTGTTTGCCAGCTTCGCCAGCTAGCTGAGTTTAATCCTCTCAGACGCATCACGCCATGTGGCTGCGGCAGGGGAGCATTTCAAGTTCAATCAAAACGATGGGGCAATCCGAAAGGAggagaacagaacagaaccgAACAGTatatgaataaaaaaaacccagTTGAAAGAAATGTTCTAAAACAGGAtgtacacgcacacacacacacacacacacactcaatgTACGCGATGCACAAAATATGCTAATGTCAATTATTTTGTGCGTAATTTGCTTTTCATGCTTCGACGGGAAATGTGTAACTGGCGCCTCATTATGAATATTCATTTCCCGCATACAAGTGCCCAGAATCCTGTAGAGGCACCTTCACATCCACAGGCCCAACCAGATCCACGCATCCGCAAGCAAAGCCCCTTTGTTCGCTAATCATTTCGCAACCATCGACTTATCTAATCTGTTTTGGTGGTTTTGCTGCCATGATGATAAGTGTTGCGGGGCCAAGTGGCGGGGGAAGGATGGGGGGCTTTGGGTGGCTGGGGGGAGGGGGTCAGGTGGACCTGGCACCATCCCGAAAAGGTGAGGTGACTTCAATTAACATTCGTGCACGTAAAGGCAATAACGCAAATGGATTCGGGCtttgtttaataaaatgtGATATTTATGGAGTTTACTGCTCCTCTCGAAGCACAACACCCCCCCACCCAATCGCTGCTCCTCCCCCGTGGATGCCAATTAATATGGCACCAAGTTCGTTATTAATTCGCCGCTCTGTGTGTGTCCTATGTTGCTGTAGTTAACAATTAGGCAGACCGATATCAGTATCGGAATGGGCATGGaaatcacgcatacgccgtgtggtgTAGAGTGTGATGTGATGTGATGTGGCTTGGATTGGAGTTCGGTAATTGTGATTACAGCCTGTTGCCCATCGGCTGTACCTTATGTATCCTGTGGTATGGATGTTCTGCCGCTCTGCCTCGAGTGGATCCTGCTAATCCTGGACCCTGTCAGCTGGGGAGTTGATGCGTAATCCTATTAGCAAACGCTTGGCGTCGCCTTTTGAGTCGAGTCTCCTTACTTTTTGCACACTTGTGTTGGCATTGGATTATTTAAGAATGCGTGCAGTAATTTCAACatgaaatttgaatattttttacgCCTCGCGATTTCACAAAACAACGCACGGCAAAGGAACAAAGCACAGAAAACTTGAGGGGAGGACTCGAAATGACAGGCATTTACATTTGTTGCTGCCTGCTGCgatatcctttttttttaatacgattattattacttttttattttactttgcactttttttttattgaattaaaattcaaatcaaatgtGACGGCTGTCCTTTTTTGGTTCGGTGTGCCATGATTTGAATTGAGCCGTGGCCGCGCAAGGGATCTCGAGAGGATTTCGTGTTCTATCCTATGTACTTGTGGATCTCGACGGAGGAGTCCGCGCCGTGTACGTTCGCTAGCCCGGTTGGCGGCGCAATGAGAGCTCCGGAAactgaaaacagaaacagaagcacAACCAGAACGAGAACGAGTACGAGAACCAGAGGCGACCACTGAAACTGAAGCTGCTGGCAGCCGAGTCCGCGTCCGTCTGCTTTTCATTCATGAGTAGAGTGTGCTGCCTTCGGCTCGGCTGAGCTTTTCCCGCATAAAAGCTCAACGCTCCATGCTCCATACGCCACGGAAGCTGGCCAACCTGTTGAATATGTCCTGGGTGGCCATCAGGACGCCAAATGGCCGGCATCCTGGCCAGAGTTTCAACGAGTCGGCTGTTGCCAGGCCCGTgaaacataaattaattaaatcaatgctCCGATGCTCGTTTCGGTTGATCACATTGACACATTGACAAATTGAGGGTCGTGGGTAATGTGGGAATGAGGGCTCTTCTGGGGTCAGGGTCATTGATTCCTAGTGCCGTTTTAGGTTTCGGCCCCGGAGCTAGCTTAGTTCATTTGCTGAAGTTGATTAATGCATGCAGTGTTCGCTTTTTGTTCTGCCGTGATTTAAACTTGTCTGCCACACATGTTGTCCTCCAAGCAGATGGATACCACCATGTGGATGGGAGCCTCTTTCTTTGTTGACACTATATGTAGGTGCACTGACATCTGACCAAATCGAACACAACTAATTCGGCACGATTATTCACATGCCACAGAAATTAGATTAAACTTGGCCAGAACATTATTTGGTCGAGCTTGCCCCATTGGCTTGCACCCTCACTTACGTGGCTGAAATGGGGGGATAAAGTTTTGCTCGAACATCTGTGTATTCCCAGTTTATtgcatttggttttattaCACTCAGCAAATTCCTAGGTAAGCAGCTTagagtaaaataaaatgtttaatatcaAGTAATGGTTTGAAAACTAAAGGTACTTGGGTTATTgggaatttttatttctagaAATATTTGTAgaatttttagaaaataagTCCAAGAAAGTTAAGCTATAACAAGTTTCTTCAATATTTCCAACAACTTCAAGTTCTATTATAAAACCAAAATTTCGATAGTTTTTCCAAGTGTACGCTGAAGAGTCTGTAAGGAGCAAATAGTATGGAAAGTTCATTGTTTGAGCCCAAAGTTCAATAGTTCGAGTCGCAAGTTCACTCACCAAACAAGATGGCAGAGGCCAACAAGTGGCATCGGGATTTCCAAGATGACAGGATGTTGGGCTGCTGGGAATCAAAATCCGGCGAACACTGACAGCtgcatatacattttaatcCATCGATTTCGCCGAAAAAGTACTCCATATTCGTTGGAACTATGTAGGTGTGCCTGGGGTCGTCGCTACAATGACTCTCGCATTCACAATTTCCAGTAATTTGTTATTCAAACACATTGCGAATCGATTATCCGCTTGGCATGCTCCCTCCAATCGAGCAAATATGCTGATTGACTTTTGTCAAGGCTCATGTGCGTGGCCCCTTTGTCGCATCCCCAATCAATCCCCATTCgatcccatttccattcccattcagcctttgtgtgcgtgctgccaaagcaaatacaaatgaGGAAACGCGGGATACGGGGATATAGCCACCATCGCTGGCTTTCACTTTTATCCGGAGTCAGGGAATCCCAACCTACGAACCACCCAACCCACCAACACCCATTTTACACATATTTATACTGGCTATATATTGTAGTAAGATGGGCGGAATGCCTGACTGACTCTATATGGCTCTGTTTTCAGTTCGATAAGGCCGATTTGGTCGTGGAATGAGCAGGCATTGGCAGCCGGGAGCAGAGTTCTCATAAACTTAGTTGTTAAATGTCTGCCAAGGACTTCGGTTTAACCTTTGCCGAAGGTCTAGCGCTTTAAGTATTTGTCATACGGTGCAAATTCATCTTGGCCAAATGGACGAAGGCTGTGTGGACGAATGCGACAGGAAGTTGGCCGCAATTCCTACGCTTTTTTCATGCTCATGCTCGTGCTGCCCGTCTCAATGTCACTTGTTGAATGGAATTGATTGCCAcgcaataaaatgtaattgcaTTGGCTCAGCTTGAATTCAATGTTAAGGTGCAAGGACATTAATTAACCgcaagcagcagctgcagttccCTGGACCATGGGGATCCTGAAGTGGCTCTGATTGCTCGGCATGCCACTAAGCGGGCCGCATATTAATTAGAGCACCAAATGGAATGGAATATAGTGTGCTGGCGGCAGCAATGCAAATACGCAAATTTCTCTAGGTGCTAGCTAGGAGTACCATGTGCATGCGCGCTATATGGAAATAAAGTGCTGACCCAGCGCACTGACAGGAATTCCATAAATACTCGAATATGTTGGAACGTGAAATATATGGGAATCAAAAGAGAGCTAAAGGTCGAACTTGAGCTTGACAAATGTGCGCACTTGAATCGAGCTTGAAGAAAATCCTTGGCTAACACATTGGATTGCTTGATTGGATTCCCGGATAATTGCACGGCTATTTGGGGCGTTATAATTTATTGAACGAATACGCTAAGAGTGTTTCGTGTTTAGTAATCAATAGTTAAAATGGGCTAGGACTGGGTCCTGCCCCTAATTGACCtgagctgcagttgcagctgctcgCAGCGCTGGCACTCGCGGGTTAGCTGCTTGACAGCCAGAGCATACTGGCGCTGCAGTTCCAGCAGCGATTGCAGCTCCTCGTTCAGCTCGTCGCGACGCATCCGCTCCTCGTTGTACTTGTGACGCACCTTGTCCTGGGCACTCTTAACGCCGTCCACGATGGACTCAAACTGGCGGATAAAGTCCTCGCGGCCGTGCGGACTCATCATACCCTCGTTGTACGCTTCGCAGATGGAGTTAAGTAGGGCCAGTTCCTTTTCCATGTAGCGCTTTTTGTCGTTGAGTGTGTTGTACAGGGTGTAATATTGCTTGGTTTCCAGATGCTTGCCGCTCATCTCGTTGTGCAGTTCGTGGAAACGTCTCTGGTATTGGGCCAGCTCTGTGCGATCAGGAATGGCATCAAGTTTTCGTTCGATGGCCACAATTCCGCGATTTCTCTTGGCCAACTGCAGGCGCAGCTCCTTCAGACGTTGCTCCTCACCGGCCAATGCTGCGGCTTGTGCTTCCGCGTCTTGGGCACTAAATGATTCCAGGTCACTTTGAAAAACAAgagaataataattaattattgtccTCGATACGAAAATGAAATGCTAACTTACTCGATTTGCAGCTGTAGATTGGCCAAATCGGTGCGACAAGATTCCTTGAATTCCGCCTCGCTTTTCTTCAGCTCTTCATGTTGTTGCAGCAAACTCTGTATTTTTTCGAGGAGCCTTAAAATATACATCCAATTAAAAGactatactatatattgtttaaataaaccCACTTTGGATCTGCTTTATCCTGTGTATCTTTGTGTGCTTTGAGCTCAGTATTTAAGGTATTCAATTGGTCCTCCACTTCCTTGGTCTTTTCTTTCTGCTCATTTTCAGCATCTTGCAGCTGTTCGTTTTCCTTGCAGTAACGTCTAATCTTATGTTCCATAGCAATTTTGGCCGCCTCGAGAcgtttttgttggttttgtgATTTCAACTCTTGGGCATCCGTCTCCATTTCCAGCTTGAATTCAGCATAGTGCTGTTGAAGCTCTTGCCGTGCTGTAGGATCGAGATCAATGCGCTTTTGAGTGCCCGTCGGGTCATCTTTGATGAGAGATAAGCTGCGAAGATACTCCTCCAGATCGAGCTGTAAAATAAAGAAAgcttgtacatatatatatattaatatttcgcACCTTAAACTAATACCCACCTCATCTTTTTCTCCAGGACCCCGATCCGCCTTTCTTTCAGCGCTGCTCCTAAAGGTCGGTCCTGGATCTCCGTATTCTAAAAGAGTAAGACGCACCCTGGacacatcatcatcatcatcaggaGCTTCTTGGCGTTCGTACTGCCTCCTGGGGCCGTACAGATCCTGTATAGCCTTAATGTTTGTGGAGGCCAGGCGTATTTTAGTGAGATTGTCCTTGTCGCTTTTGTA
The sequence above is drawn from the Drosophila melanogaster chromosome 2R genome and encodes:
- the fidipidine gene encoding fidipidine; this translates as MANRDVFSKILPNVKLGTRYDEDGREVQVERREDSDATAKEQDTFDILVAAGYYRARIKGLSAFDKVVGGMTWCIECCDYDVDVDLLFHESLSIGQKIALVEKIVAVLIDMKCPHSLEPHQVQGLEFLAIHPVIQWLVKTSVENRAERGQRLKRFAIGQFHNHYQYKSDKDNLTKIRLASTNIKAIQDLYGPRRQYERQEAPDDDDDVSRVRLTLLEYGDPGPTFRSSAERKADRGPGEKDELDLEEYLRSLSLIKDDPTGTQKRIDLDPTARQELQQHYAEFKLEMETDAQELKSQNQQKRLEAAKIAMEHKIRRYCKENEQLQDAENEQKEKTKEVEDQLNTLNTELKAHKDTQDKADPKLLEKIQSLLQQHEELKKSEAEFKESCRTDLANLQLQIDDLESFSAQDAEAQAAALAGEEQRLKELRLQLAKRNRGIVAIERKLDAIPDRTELAQYQRRFHELHNEMSGKHLETKQYYTLYNTLNDKKRYMEKELALLNSICEAYNEGMMSPHGREDFIRQFESIVDGVKSAQDKVRHKYNEERMRRDELNEELQSLLELQRQYALAVKQLTRECQRCEQLQLQLRSIRGRTQS